From a single Aspergillus puulaauensis MK2 DNA, chromosome 2, nearly complete sequence genomic region:
- a CDS encoding DUF2011 domain-containing protein (COG:S;~EggNog:ENOG410PT4G;~InterPro:IPR018555;~PFAM:PF09428), with the protein MFGLPDAKRVRRDDLLARDSSSPPSPPPESEFPDAQKRLSALLNFDIGPSTTTTTTAEPQEPARDDEDEEQEFEFRLFSAPASAPQKPGTSGDGKDGQKKAGGDTSMKTTATSTNESAGAQKLRIRLRSPTPTAVGSGEGRFVNPFRGWSYYFSAPGLLSGEDKSKTREEDAGVLQKRKEFEDVAVSGEDMAKLAGVSWPGCHLPWRVIHLKREHTKLPKEEKGAASSAMTYIAGPPEREPLSRKKPGKKRRIQLRKRTAVAERAKETEAEKRNRKNREKKIKRRQKARDQKAAAAPGDGPVPELDEHVSGQESD; encoded by the exons ATGTTCGGCCTCCCGGACGCAAAACG CGTCCGCCGAgacgacctcctcgcccgcgactcctcctcacccccctccccacccccagAATCCGAATTCCCCGACGCGCAAAAACGCCTCAGCGCGCTGTTGAACTTCGATATCGGCCCCTCAACCACAACTACAACCACAGCCGAACCGCAAGAGCCGGCAAGagatgacgaagacgaggaacagGAGTTTGAGTTCCGGTTGTTTTCCGCGCCGGCATCTGCTCCGCAAAAACCTGGAACTAGCGGTGATGGGAAGGATGGGCAGAAGAAGGCCGGTGGTGACACATCGATGAAGACTACAGCTACGAGTACAAACGAGTCCGCTGGTGCGCAAAAGTTACGAATCCGATTACGGTCTCCGACGCCTACGGCTGTGGGGAGTGGAGAGGGACGCTTCGTAAATCCGTTCAGAGGGTGGAGTTACTATTTCTCTGCGCCGGGGTTGTTATCCGGTGAGGACAAGAGTAAAACaagggaggaggatgcgggcGTGttgcagaagaggaaagaatTCGAGGATGTGGCTGTGAGTGGCGAAGATATGGCTAAGCTTGCGGGAGTATCTTGG CCTGGCTGTCATTTGCCTTGGCGGGTGATTCATCTAAAACGAGAGCATACGAAACTtccgaaggaggagaagggggcGGCGTCTAGTGCTATGACGTATATTGCAGGCCCTCCAGAAAGGGAGCCCTTGTCCCGTAAGAagcctgggaagaagagacgTATTCAATTACGGAAACGAACTGCCGTTGCGGAGAGGGCGAAAGAGACAGAAGCAGAGAAACGCAACCGGAAGAACCGGGAGAAGAAAATTAAGCGAAGGCAGAAGGCGAGAGATCAAAAGGCGGCAGCTGCACCAGGTGATGGTCCCGTACCGGAGCTGGACGAACACGTTTCAGGGCAAGAGAGTGATTGA
- a CDS encoding oxidoreductase, short-chain dehydrogenase/reductase family (COG:Q;~EggNog:ENOG410PKT8;~InterPro:IPR002347,IPR036291;~PFAM:PF00106,PF13561,PF08659,PF01370;~TransMembrane:1 (o28-45i);~go_process: GO:0055114 - oxidation-reduction process [Evidence IEA]) — translation MAHPHFDSCHKSLNHPLISYILSQPLEVYTPFLFFVIVANIMATATHTGRLQGKVAIVTGAGSGFGQGIAKKFIHEGAKVIVADISKDNGQKVAAELNSKFVYADVTSRDSWQALLQATLDEYGKLDIVVNNAGATYHNKPTAEVTDADFALCMEVNVRSIFLSTSVIIPYFVQNNSPGCFIQISSTAALRPRPGLTWYNASKAAVSNATKTMAVEYGPKQIRFNSVCPVVGSTAMTHLFLGKPDTEENRAAFVSTIPLGRPSTAADVANTCSFLASDEAEFITGVELEVDGGRCV, via the exons AT GGCCCATCCACACTTTGACAGCTGTCACAAAAGTTTAAATCACCCACTCATCTCCTATATTTTATCACAGCCCCTGGAAGTGTACACACCTTTTTTATTCTTCGTTATAGTTGCTAATATCATGGCCACCGCTACACATACCGGACGCTTGCAAGGCAAAGTTGCCATCGTAACCGGCGCAGGTTCAGGCTTCGGCCAAGGTATCGCAAAGAAGTTCATCCACGAAGGAGCAAAGGTGATCGTGGCCGACATATCAAAGGACAATGGCCAGAAGGTCGCAGCGGAGCTGAATAGCAAGTTCGTCTACGCAGATGTGACAAGCCGAGACAGCTGGCAGGCACTTCTTCAAGCCACTCTGGATGAATATGGGAAACTCGATATCGTTGTTAACAATGCTGGCGCAACATACCACAACAAACCAACTGCCGAAGTCACCGATGCCGACTTCGCCTTGTGCATGGAAGTCAACGTCAGATCaatcttcctctccaccagTGTCATCATCCCGTACTTTGTACAGAATAACAGCCCCGGATGCTTCATCCAGATATCGTCCACTGCTGCTCTCCGTCCCCGTCCAGGTCTGACTTGGTACAATGCGTCCAAGGCGGCTGTTAGCAACGCCACCAAGACGATGGCCGTTGAATACGGCCCGAAGCAGATAAGGTTCAACAGTGTGTGCCCCGTTGTTGGAAGCACAGCAAT GACCCATCTCTTTCTCGGAAAGCCAGACACAGAGGAAAATAGGGCGGCGTTCGTATCAACTATACCTCTTGGACGTCCTTCCACGGCTGCAGATGTCGCGAATACGTGTAGCTTCCTCGCTAGCGATGAAGCAGAATTCATCACAGGCGTCGAGCTTGAG GTTGATGGTGGCCGCTGTGTCTGA